In Desulfofustis limnaeus, the genomic stretch TCGATGCCCGCAAAAAAGAGGTATACAGCTGCTTCTACCGGCGGCGAGCCGACGGATTGATCGCTCCCTGTTCGGAACCGCGGGTGAGCAGTCCGAGCCGGCTCGCAGACACCATCAATGAACCGGTGGTACTGGCCGGCGAAGGCGTCGGCGCGTACCTGTCGGTTTGGCGGGAGCACCTTGGTGCCGGGATGCGCATTGCCTCCGCGCGCTACCATTATCCCGCCGCCGAGATGATTGGCTTGCTGACCGCGCAACAATATCGGGCCGGCTCGTTTCTTGACCTCGATCTGGCTGGGCCGCTCTACGTTCGGGCCTCGGACGCCGAGTTGAGTCTGGTTTCGCCTATCATGAAAGAAGCCTGAGAGAACATGGCCGGCGGGAGAGCAAAAGGATGATCAAGCGGCGTGATACCAGGCGGATCATGGTCGGTTCGGTACCCATCGGCGGCGGTGCCCCGATCAGCGTACAGTCCATGACCAATACCGATACCGCCGATGTGGAGCGGACGGTCAGGCAGATCAAACAGCTCGAAGAGGCGGGCTGCGAGATCATTCGGGTGGCGGTCCCCGATCTGGAGGCCGCTCGGGCCATCCGCGCCATCCGTGCCGCCATCGACATCCCGCTTATTGCCGACATCCACTTTGATTGGCGTTTGGCGGTGGCGGCCATGGAGCACGGTGCTCAGGGGATCCGTATCAACCCCGGCAACCTCGGTGGTCCGGAAAAACTGGCCCGGACGGTGGCTGCCGCCAAACAGCATGGGGTGCCGATTCGGGTCGGGGTGAACAGCGGTTCGATCGAGAAGGATCTGTTGCACCGCTACGGCTATCCCACACCGGATCAGCCGACGGCGCTGATCGAAAGCGCCCTGCGCAATGTCCGTCTGCTGGAGCAGCAGGGATTTGCCGACATCAAGATATCGATCAAGTCCTCCGACGTACTGACTACCATTAACGGCTATCGTCAGCTCGCCCGGCAGGTCGATTATCCACTGCACCTCGGGGTTACCGAGGCCGGCGGCCTCATCGCCGGCACCGTCAAATCCAGTGTGGCGCTTGGGATTCTCCTCCATGAGGGGATTGGCGATACGCTGCGGATATCGTTGACCCGCGATCCGCTGGAAGAGGTGCAGGTGGCTTATAGCCTACTCCGTTCGCTGAAAATCAGGGAACGCGGGCCGGAACTGATTTCCTGCCCGACCTGCGGGCGGACCCGAATCGATCTCTTCGCACTGGCCGATGAGGTGGAAAAGGCGATCCAGACCATGCGGACGCCGCTCAAGGTGGCGGTCATGGGCTGTGTCGTCAACGGGCCGGGCGAGGCCCGCGAAGCTGACATCGGCGTGGCCGGCGGGATCGGGGTCGGCATCATTTTCAAAAAAGGTGAACTGGTGAAAAAGGTGCCGGAAGAGGAATTGCTGACGGTATTTCTCGAAGAATTGCGTAAGATGGAAGGGTTCCTTGAAAAATAGGATCTAAAAATCTGCCAAATTATTCAAAAAATCAGCGAAAAATCTCTGAAAATATATTAATATCAAGAAGTTGAACATTATTTCGTCATCTCAATCCCATTTTCAGAGATAGCGCCATGAAACAATTCGGACTCTTCGACTATCACAAACGCCTCTCCCGGATCGATAAAGCCGGTGATCCACTGGTCGAGCTCAACAAGGTGGTTGACTGGGAACAGTTCCGTGTCCTCATCAACCGCGCACTTGAGAAACCGCGCAAATCTCCAGCCGGCGCCAAGGGCTACGATCCGATCCTGCTGTTCAAGATCCTGATCCTTCAGTCTTTGTACAATCTCTCCGACGAGGCCATGGAGTATCAGATTCTCGATCGTTACTCGTTTTCCCGGTTCCTCGGTATTCGTGAAGGCGCCAAGGTGCCCGATGCCACCACCATCTTCCGCTTCCGGGATGAATTGGCCAAAGCCGGTGTGGTGGAACTGTTGTTTACCCAATTCGATCAATTTCTCCGAGAACATGGTTTCCGGGCCCAGAAAGGCCAGATCGTTGATGCCAACATCGTTCGCGTTCCCATCCAACGTAACAGCCGGGAAGAAAACGAGGATATCAAAGCCGGCAAACCGATCGCATCATGGGACGAACCGAAACGCCGGCAAAAAGACACGGATGCCCGCTGGACCAAGAAGAACGGCAAAGCGTTCTTTGGCTACAAGAACCATGTCAGTATTGATGTCGGTCACAAGTTCATTCGCAGCTATGAGGTCACCGACGCCAGTGTCCATGACAGCCAGGTGTTTACCGAGTTGCTTGACCCGGACAATACCAGTAAAGATGTCTGGGCCGACTCCGCTTATCGTTCTGAAGAATCGCTGCAGGAGCTGCAGACGCAAGGCTTTCGCGAACATCTGCAACGCAAGGGCTGCCGCCATAAGAAACTGACTGCAAGAGAGCAACAAGGCAACCGGAGCAGAGCGAAGATACGCAGTCGTGTCGAGCATGTCTTTGGGGTGATAGCCATGCGTACCGGCAGC encodes the following:
- the tsaB gene encoding tRNA (adenosine(37)-N6)-threonylcarbamoyltransferase complex dimerization subunit type 1 TsaB translates to MTAVAAPLILSFDTATRYCSVALTRGGIGDGEVIAAVSLALEVTHSRRLLGLVEWLLDQAGVALKDVEAIAFGLGPGSFTGLRIGMATAKGLCHGAGKPLLGVSSLDAIGCGIDSNELICAVLDARKKEVYSCFYRRRADGLIAPCSEPRVSSPSRLADTINEPVVLAGEGVGAYLSVWREHLGAGMRIASARYHYPAAEMIGLLTAQQYRAGSFLDLDLAGPLYVRASDAELSLVSPIMKEA
- the ispG gene encoding flavodoxin-dependent (E)-4-hydroxy-3-methylbut-2-enyl-diphosphate synthase, with amino-acid sequence MIKRRDTRRIMVGSVPIGGGAPISVQSMTNTDTADVERTVRQIKQLEEAGCEIIRVAVPDLEAARAIRAIRAAIDIPLIADIHFDWRLAVAAMEHGAQGIRINPGNLGGPEKLARTVAAAKQHGVPIRVGVNSGSIEKDLLHRYGYPTPDQPTALIESALRNVRLLEQQGFADIKISIKSSDVLTTINGYRQLARQVDYPLHLGVTEAGGLIAGTVKSSVALGILLHEGIGDTLRISLTRDPLEEVQVAYSLLRSLKIRERGPELISCPTCGRTRIDLFALADEVEKAIQTMRTPLKVAVMGCVVNGPGEAREADIGVAGGIGVGIIFKKGELVKKVPEEELLTVFLEELRKMEGFLEK
- a CDS encoding IS5 family transposase, with product MKQFGLFDYHKRLSRIDKAGDPLVELNKVVDWEQFRVLINRALEKPRKSPAGAKGYDPILLFKILILQSLYNLSDEAMEYQILDRYSFSRFLGIREGAKVPDATTIFRFRDELAKAGVVELLFTQFDQFLREHGFRAQKGQIVDANIVRVPIQRNSREENEDIKAGKPIASWDEPKRRQKDTDARWTKKNGKAFFGYKNHVSIDVGHKFIRSYEVTDASVHDSQVFTELLDPDNTSKDVWADSAYRSEESLQELQTQGFREHLQRKGCRHKKLTAREQQGNRSRAKIRSRVEHVFGVIAMRTGSTLMRGIGMVRIRAKIGLRNLAYNVSRFALLSAV